In the Treponema maltophilum ATCC 51939 genome, TGTTCCGCGGTATTGTAAAAGTCATTATGGGAACGGCGTCCTTGAATACGTATCCGAAATGGCTTAAAGTTTTGTCGTGGGATTCACTTGCGGGCATTCCGGTTTCACTATTGAGTTTTATTTTGGTCGGTATCGTTTTCGGCTTGCTTTTGCACGCGACCCGCTTCGGCCGAATCGTGTACGCAATGGGAAACAATGCCGTCGCCGCCGAATATTCGGGGCTTCGCACAACGAGAATAAAAATAGCGGTGTTCGTTATTACCGGCTTTATGGCGGGCCTGTGTTCGCTGTTTTATATCGGTTTGTATTCCGGTATCGATTCGAGCGCCGGAACCGGATTGGAATTGGATGTTATTGCCATTTGCGCGCTCGGCGGCGTATCTACGGCCGGCGGAAAGGGCAATATCTTCGGACCTCTTATTGCAACGCTGATTTACGGCTTCTTATTTTATATGCTCGGTTTATTCGGCGTTGAAGCGAATACGCGCAAAAT is a window encoding:
- a CDS encoding ABC transporter permease; translated protein: MSTLLKRKASFFVSWEMILVYVFLLLNVLMMVYIPYIYFEPGSLAMIVQSAMIPAMMVFGMIFILLLGDIDVSVASIMLMSAMVMGYVYGAVGNAFIAIACALLTGMLCGFFNGVLVAKLRLPAVIVTIASSMLFRGIVKVIMGTASLNTYPKWLKVLSWDSLAGIPVSLLSFILVGIVFGLLLHATRFGRIVYAMGNNAVAAEYSGLRTTRIKIAVFVITGFMAGLCSLFYIGLYSGIDSSAGTGLELDVIAICALGGVSTAGGKGNIFGPLIATLIYGFLFYMLGLFGVEANTRKIITGLILIITVSLPMIRDRIAARVHKNR